Proteins encoded together in one Bacteroides ovatus window:
- a CDS encoding winged helix-turn-helix domain-containing protein: MMEKTKIGLNAGKVWRILNEKGELSMFDLCRELSLTFEDVALAIGWLAREDKIFLRKREGMLFASIENVEFTFG; this comes from the coding sequence ATGATGGAAAAGACAAAAATTGGCTTGAATGCCGGGAAAGTATGGCGCATCTTAAATGAAAAAGGTGAACTTTCAATGTTCGATTTGTGCCGTGAATTAAGTTTGACGTTTGAAGACGTAGCTCTTGCTATTGGTTGGCTGGCCCGAGAAGACAAAATCTTTTTGAGGAAAAGAGAAGGAATGCTTTTTGCCAGTATCGAAAATGTCGAATTTACTTTTGGCTAA
- a CDS encoding MFS transporter: MTEHLKQKLNDSAVLRWSVLALVAFTMLCGYFLTDVMSPLKPMLEKELLWDSLDYGFFTSAYGWFNVFLLMLIFGGIILDKMGVRFTGMGACLLMVFGCGLKYYAISTTFPEGAMLFGFKTQVTLAALGYAIFGVGVEIAGITVSKIIVKWFKGKEMALAMGLEMATARIGTTLAMVLTVPLADFFGSTDESGTFHTNIPAPILFCLIMLCVGTIAFFLYTFYDKKLDASLDAEGLEPEEPFRMKDIVYIITNKGFWLIALLCVLFYSAVFPFIKYAADLMVQKYNVDPKLAGTIPGLLPIGAIILTPLFGSLYDRIGKGATLMIIGSVMLIFVHTMFALPILNIWWFATIIMIILGFAFSLVPSAMWPSVPKIIPEKQLGTAYALIFWVQNWGLMGVPLLIGWVLNTYCKGPVVDGAQTYDYTLPMTIFALFGVLALIVALMLKAENKKKGYGLEEANIQK, encoded by the coding sequence ATGACAGAACATTTGAAACAGAAATTGAATGACTCCGCCGTACTCCGATGGAGTGTTCTAGCATTGGTCGCATTTACTATGCTATGCGGCTATTTCCTCACCGACGTAATGTCTCCTCTAAAACCCATGCTTGAGAAAGAACTACTATGGGACAGTCTTGATTATGGTTTCTTCACAAGTGCTTACGGGTGGTTTAATGTATTCCTATTGATGCTGATCTTCGGTGGTATCATTTTGGATAAGATGGGAGTTCGTTTCACCGGAATGGGGGCTTGCTTATTGATGGTGTTTGGTTGTGGATTGAAATACTATGCGATTTCTACTACTTTTCCGGAAGGTGCCATGCTCTTCGGATTCAAAACACAGGTGACGTTGGCTGCATTGGGATATGCTATCTTTGGTGTAGGTGTGGAGATTGCTGGTATCACTGTTTCCAAGATTATAGTGAAATGGTTCAAGGGCAAGGAAATGGCATTGGCTATGGGACTTGAAATGGCTACGGCACGTATCGGAACAACTCTGGCGATGGTATTGACAGTTCCTTTGGCAGACTTTTTCGGATCTACGGATGAGAGTGGCACATTCCATACAAATATTCCTGCTCCGATTTTGTTTTGTCTGATTATGTTGTGCGTGGGTACGATTGCTTTTTTCCTTTATACTTTCTATGATAAGAAGTTGGATGCTTCTTTGGATGCAGAGGGATTGGAACCGGAAGAACCGTTCCGTATGAAAGATATTGTGTATATTATTACCAATAAAGGATTCTGGTTGATTGCATTACTATGTGTATTGTTCTACTCGGCTGTATTCCCCTTTATCAAGTATGCTGCCGACTTGATGGTGCAGAAATATAACGTAGATCCGAAGTTGGCGGGAACGATTCCCGGATTGTTGCCGATTGGTGCGATTATCCTGACTCCGTTGTTCGGTTCGCTTTATGACCGTATCGGTAAGGGAGCCACATTGATGATAATCGGATCAGTGATGCTTATTTTTGTGCATACGATGTTTGCTCTGCCTATACTGAATATATGGTGGTTTGCTACTATCATCATGATTATATTGGGATTTGCCTTCTCGTTGGTGCCTTCAGCTATGTGGCCGTCTGTTCCGAAGATTATTCCGGAAAAACAGTTGGGTACCGCATACGCATTGATTTTCTGGGTACAGAACTGGGGATTGATGGGTGTTCCTTTGTTGATCGGATGGGTGTTGAATACTTATTGCAAAGGTCCGGTAGTAGACGGTGCACAGACTTATGACTACACGTTGCCGATGACTATTTTTGCTCTCTTTGGTGTACTTGCTCTGATTGTGGCTTTGATGTTGAAGGCAGAGAACAAGAAGAAGGGATACGGTCTGGAAGAGGCGAATATCCAAAAGTAA
- the pdxA gene encoding 4-hydroxythreonine-4-phosphate dehydrogenase PdxA, translated as MEDNKIRIGITQGDINGVGYEVILKTFSDPTMLELCTPIIYGSPKVAAYHRKALDIQTNFSIVNSATEAGYNRLSVVNCTDDEVKVEFSKPDPEAGKAALGALERAIEEYREGLIDVIVTAPINKHTIQSEEFSFPGHTEYIEERLGNGDKSLMILMKNDFRVALVTTHIPVREIATTITKELIQEKLMIFHRCLKQDFGIGAPRIAVLSLNPHAGDGGLLGMEEQEVIIPAMKEMEEKGILCYGPYAADGFMGSGNYTHFDGILAMYHDQGLAPFKALAMEDGVNYTAGLPVVRTSPAHGTAYDIAGKGLACEDSFRQAIYVAIDVFRNRQREKVARANPLRKQYYEKRDDSDKLKLDTVDED; from the coding sequence ATGGAAGATAACAAGATAAGGATAGGTATCACCCAAGGAGATATTAACGGGGTGGGCTATGAGGTGATTCTTAAGACATTTTCCGACCCTACGATGTTGGAACTATGTACTCCGATCATTTATGGCTCACCGAAAGTAGCGGCTTATCATCGCAAAGCGCTGGATATACAGACCAATTTCAGCATTGTCAACTCTGCTACCGAAGCGGGGTACAACCGTTTGAGCGTGGTGAACTGTACGGATGATGAGGTGAAAGTGGAATTTTCCAAACCCGACCCCGAAGCCGGTAAAGCTGCGCTGGGGGCTTTGGAACGTGCCATCGAAGAATATCGCGAAGGGCTGATAGACGTTATCGTAACAGCTCCGATCAACAAACATACGATTCAGTCGGAAGAGTTCTCCTTCCCCGGACATACGGAATATATCGAAGAACGTCTGGGCAATGGTGATAAGTCATTGATGATTTTGATGAAGAATGACTTCCGGGTGGCTTTGGTGACGACACATATCCCTGTCAGAGAGATCGCGACTACGATTACCAAAGAACTGATTCAGGAGAAACTGATGATATTCCATCGTTGCCTGAAACAGGATTTCGGTATCGGCGCTCCGCGTATTGCGGTGCTCTCTCTCAATCCTCATGCCGGAGACGGTGGTTTGTTGGGAATGGAAGAGCAGGAAGTGATTATCCCTGCCATGAAAGAAATGGAAGAGAAAGGAATCCTTTGCTACGGCCCTTATGCGGCCGACGGCTTTATGGGTTCAGGCAATTATACTCATTTTGACGGTATCCTGGCGATGTATCACGATCAGGGGCTGGCTCCGTTCAAGGCCTTGGCTATGGAAGACGGGGTGAACTATACGGCAGGCCTGCCGGTAGTACGTACTTCTCCGGCTCATGGAACGGCATACGATATTGCAGGCAAGGGATTGGCTTGTGAAGATTCTTTCCGTCAGGCAATCTATGTTGCCATCGATGTGTTCCGTAATCGTCAGCGGGAAAAAGTGGCTCGTGCCAATCCGTTGCGTAAACAGTATTACGAGAAACGTGACGATAGTGATAAACTGAAGCTGGATACAGTAGACGAAGATTAA
- a CDS encoding bifunctional ADP-dependent NAD(P)H-hydrate dehydratase/NAD(P)H-hydrate epimerase: MKIFPSSSIKKLDAYTIENEPITSIDLMERAATVLTKAITDRWNTETPVTIFAGPGNNGGDALAVARMMAEKGYKIEVFLFNTKGELSPDCQTNKELVEMMEEVKFHEISTQFVPPALTPDHLVIDGLFGSGLNKPLSGGFAAVVKYINSSPAMVVAIDIPSGLMGEENTFNVKANIIRADVTFSLQLPKLAFLFAENTEFVGEWEVLDIQLSEDGIEEMETNYEMLEIEEIRSLIKPRKQFAHKGNFGHALLIAGSKGMAGASVLAARACLRSGVGLLTVHAPMCNNDILQTSIPEAIVETDINETCFAVPTDTDDYQAVGIGPGLGRNEETEAALLEQLEHCLTPVVVDADALNILANHRHALTHLPKGSILTPHPKELERLTGKCQDSYERLMKACELARAAHVHIILKGAYSAIITPEGKCFFNPTGNPGMATGGSGDVLTGVILALLAQGYPTEEAAKIGTYIHGLAGDVAQKKQGMIGMIASDIITCLPTAWRLVSE; the protein is encoded by the coding sequence ATGAAAATATTTCCAAGCAGCAGTATCAAGAAATTGGACGCTTATACCATTGAGAACGAACCTATTACATCAATCGATCTGATGGAACGTGCAGCAACCGTATTAACAAAAGCCATCACAGACAGATGGAATACGGAAACGCCGGTCACTATCTTTGCCGGACCGGGGAATAATGGTGGAGACGCTCTCGCCGTAGCCCGCATGATGGCTGAAAAAGGATATAAAATCGAGGTATTTCTCTTCAACACGAAAGGAGAACTTTCACCCGACTGCCAGACCAATAAAGAACTGGTAGAAATGATGGAAGAAGTAAAATTCCACGAAATCAGTACCCAATTCGTACCTCCCGCCCTGACGCCCGACCATCTGGTAATCGACGGATTATTCGGTTCAGGCCTGAACAAACCGTTAAGCGGCGGATTCGCTGCCGTAGTGAAATACATCAATTCCTCCCCTGCTATGGTAGTAGCCATCGACATTCCTTCCGGACTGATGGGAGAAGAAAATACATTCAACGTAAAAGCTAATATTATCCGCGCCGACGTAACTTTCAGTCTGCAACTGCCGAAGCTCGCCTTTCTTTTCGCAGAGAACACTGAATTTGTCGGAGAATGGGAAGTGCTGGATATCCAATTAAGCGAAGACGGTATTGAAGAGATGGAGACTAACTACGAAATGTTGGAAATAGAAGAAATCCGTTCACTCATCAAGCCACGCAAACAGTTTGCCCACAAGGGGAACTTCGGCCATGCACTATTGATTGCCGGTTCAAAAGGAATGGCAGGAGCCTCTGTTCTCGCTGCCCGCGCCTGCCTTCGTTCGGGAGTAGGGCTGCTGACTGTTCATGCGCCAATGTGCAACAACGACATCTTGCAGACCTCCATACCCGAAGCAATCGTAGAAACCGACATCAACGAAACCTGTTTTGCCGTACCTACCGACACGGACGACTATCAAGCAGTCGGCATCGGCCCGGGACTGGGACGAAACGAGGAAACGGAAGCTGCCTTATTGGAACAACTGGAACACTGCCTGACTCCTGTTGTAGTAGATGCCGACGCTCTTAATATCCTCGCCAACCACCGTCATGCCCTTACCCATCTGCCGAAGGGTTCCATCCTCACCCCGCATCCAAAAGAACTGGAACGTCTGACCGGCAAATGCCAGGACTCTTACGAACGTCTGATGAAGGCTTGCGAACTGGCCCGTGCCGCCCATGTCCACATTATTTTAAAAGGAGCCTACTCCGCCATCATCACCCCCGAAGGTAAATGTTTCTTCAACCCAACCGGAAATCCGGGAATGGCAACCGGAGGTAGCGGTGACGTACTGACCGGAGTAATCCTGGCGCTGCTTGCCCAAGGTTATCCCACCGAAGAAGCCGCTAAAATCGGCACTTACATTCACGGATTGGCGGGCGATGTCGCTCAAAAGAAGCAAGGAATGATCGGAATGATCGCAAGCGATATTATCACCTGTCTGCCGACAGCATGGCGACTTGTAAGCGAATAA
- a CDS encoding sigma-54 interaction domain-containing protein, whose translation MTRAEIQQVKQRFGIIGNTEALSRAIDVAIQVAPTDLSVLITGESGVGKESFPQIIHQYSRRKHGQYIAVNCGAIPEGTIDSELFGHEKGAFTGAIGERKGYFGEADGGTIFLDEVGELPMPTQARLLRVLESGEFIKVGSSKVQKTDVRIVAATNVNLTQAIAEGRFREDLYYRLNTVPIQIPPLRERGDDVLLLFRKFSADFAEKYRMPAIQLTEDAKKELLAYPWPGNVRQLKNITEQISIIETNREISAAILQNYLPAQNTQRLPALMGTRESKGFESEREILYSVLFDMRQEVAELKKMVHNLMAERAGQVGQVGQMGTVVTTPVVTAHQPSVPAIIHTMQPTVCKDDDDIQDTEEYVEESPLSLDEVEKEMIRKALERHHGKRKSAAKDLNISERTLYRKIKEYELD comes from the coding sequence ATGACGAGAGCAGAGATACAACAAGTGAAACAACGTTTCGGTATTATAGGTAATACCGAAGCATTGTCGCGCGCCATAGATGTTGCCATTCAGGTAGCTCCTACCGATTTGTCTGTGCTGATTACCGGAGAAAGTGGAGTCGGAAAAGAAAGTTTTCCGCAGATTATTCATCAATATAGCCGGAGGAAGCATGGACAGTATATTGCTGTCAACTGTGGTGCTATTCCGGAGGGCACGATTGATTCCGAACTGTTCGGGCATGAGAAGGGTGCGTTTACCGGTGCGATTGGCGAACGGAAAGGGTATTTTGGCGAAGCCGACGGTGGTACTATTTTCCTTGATGAAGTAGGGGAGTTGCCGATGCCTACCCAGGCGCGTTTGCTCCGTGTGTTGGAGAGTGGCGAGTTTATAAAAGTAGGTTCGTCCAAAGTGCAAAAGACGGATGTTCGTATTGTGGCAGCTACCAATGTCAATCTGACACAAGCGATTGCAGAAGGACGTTTCCGTGAAGATTTATATTACCGGTTGAATACGGTGCCTATCCAAATACCGCCTTTGCGTGAACGTGGTGACGATGTACTTTTGTTGTTCCGTAAGTTTTCCGCAGACTTTGCAGAGAAATACCGGATGCCTGCTATCCAGTTGACGGAGGATGCGAAGAAAGAGTTATTGGCTTACCCGTGGCCCGGCAACGTTCGTCAGTTGAAGAACATCACCGAGCAAATATCTATCATTGAAACCAACAGGGAGATCTCTGCTGCTATCTTGCAGAATTATCTTCCTGCACAAAATACGCAACGTCTTCCCGCGCTGATGGGAACGCGTGAGAGTAAAGGCTTTGAGAGCGAACGGGAGATTCTTTATTCTGTTCTGTTCGATATGCGCCAGGAAGTGGCGGAGCTGAAGAAGATGGTGCACAACCTGATGGCGGAACGTGCCGGACAGGTGGGGCAGGTAGGGCAAATGGGAACGGTGGTTACTACTCCGGTAGTGACGGCACATCAACCTTCGGTACCTGCTATCATTCACACCATGCAGCCTACGGTTTGCAAGGATGACGATGACATACAAGACACGGAAGAATATGTAGAAGAATCTCCTTTGTCACTGGACGAAGTGGAGAAAGAAATGATACGCAAGGCACTTGAGAGGCATCATGGAAAGCGGAAGAGTGCGGCCAAGGACTTGAATATTTCCGAGCGTACACTTTATAGAAAAATAAAAGAATATGAATTGGATTAA
- a CDS encoding DUF4837 family protein: protein MKKYSFILCIALVAFVVASCGLKGNHTSSGRAYELLVVVDHGVWDRAAGRALHDALDADMPGLPQSEPSFRIMYTSPKDYDSTLKLIRNIIIVDIQDIYTKASFKYAKDVYANPQMILTIQAPNEEEFEKFVEENKKTIVDFFTRAEMNRQITFLEGKHSNFISQKVDSLFGCDIWVDAELANSKTGDDFFWASTNTGSADRNFVMYSYPYTDKDTFTKEYFVHKRDSVMKANIPGFKEGVYMSTDSLLTDVRPINVQNSYTMEARGLWRMKGDFMGGPYVSHTRLDEKNQRIITAEIFVYSPDKMKRNLVRQMEASLYTLKLPNEVQQNQIPLGEASKEAEQTNK, encoded by the coding sequence ATGAAAAAGTACTCTTTTATTTTATGCATCGCTTTGGTAGCCTTTGTCGTTGCATCTTGTGGTCTGAAAGGAAATCACACCTCTAGTGGTCGTGCTTACGAGCTTTTGGTTGTAGTAGATCACGGTGTTTGGGATCGTGCTGCCGGAAGGGCGTTGCATGATGCGCTCGATGCTGATATGCCCGGTTTGCCGCAGTCGGAACCTTCTTTCCGGATTATGTATACTTCACCGAAAGATTATGATTCTACGCTGAAGTTGATACGTAACATTATTATTGTAGATATACAGGATATATATACGAAAGCCTCGTTCAAATATGCGAAGGACGTGTATGCCAATCCGCAGATGATATTGACTATCCAGGCTCCGAACGAAGAAGAGTTCGAGAAGTTTGTGGAAGAGAACAAAAAGACGATTGTCGACTTCTTTACCCGTGCGGAAATGAACCGTCAGATTACGTTTCTAGAAGGGAAACACAGTAATTTCATTTCGCAGAAAGTGGACAGTTTGTTCGGATGCGACATCTGGGTGGATGCCGAACTGGCTAATTCAAAGACCGGGGATGATTTCTTCTGGGCTTCTACCAACACAGGTAGTGCTGACCGTAACTTTGTGATGTACTCTTATCCGTACACTGACAAGGATACGTTTACCAAAGAATATTTTGTGCACAAACGTGACTCCGTGATGAAAGCCAATATCCCCGGATTCAAGGAAGGCGTTTATATGTCGACCGATAGTTTGCTGACCGATGTCCGTCCGATCAATGTACAAAACAGCTACACAATGGAAGCACGTGGCCTGTGGCGTATGAAGGGCGACTTTATGGGTGGCCCGTATGTATCTCATACTCGTCTGGACGAGAAAAACCAACGAATTATAACAGCAGAAATATTTGTTTATTCACCTGATAAAATGAAACGCAACCTGGTACGCCAGATGGAAGCATCTCTGTATACACTGAAACTTCCGAATGAAGTTCAGCAGAATCAGATTCCATTGGGAGAAGCATCTAAGGAAGCGGAACAAACTAATAAATAA
- a CDS encoding DUF4831 family protein, which yields MKKLIIAAGLLMTTSAYAQTEVLTGVTRGKDYGVVYSLPKTQIELEIKANKVNYTPGEFSKYADRYLRLTNVSADPEEYWELTSVKVKSVGVPNSETTYFVKLKDKTVAPLMELTEDGIVKTINVPYSNSSVGKKAAPAPTVLQKKANPREFLTEEILMASSTAKMAELVAKEIYNIRESKNALLRGQADNMPSDGAQLKIMLDNLNAQEEAMTQMFSGTCNKEERTFTVRLTPDKEFNNEVAFRFSKKLGVVANNDLAGTPFYISLKDLKSVKIPQEDGKKKKDLDGIAYNVPGQAMVTLTDGKKKLYEGELPITQFGVIEYLAPVLFNKNSTIKVYFDPNTGGLLKVDREEGK from the coding sequence ATGAAAAAGTTGATTATAGCAGCAGGACTACTTATGACAACGTCCGCCTATGCACAAACCGAAGTACTGACAGGGGTTACCCGAGGAAAAGACTATGGAGTGGTTTACAGTCTTCCCAAAACCCAAATAGAACTTGAAATAAAAGCCAACAAAGTCAACTATACTCCGGGAGAATTCAGCAAATATGCTGATCGTTACCTGCGACTGACCAACGTCTCCGCCGACCCTGAAGAGTACTGGGAACTGACTAGCGTAAAAGTGAAATCCGTAGGTGTGCCCAACAGCGAAACGACGTATTTCGTAAAATTGAAGGATAAGACAGTAGCACCGCTCATGGAACTGACAGAGGATGGCATTGTGAAAACGATCAATGTTCCTTACAGCAACAGCAGTGTAGGCAAAAAAGCCGCTCCCGCTCCCACAGTCCTCCAAAAGAAAGCAAATCCTCGTGAATTCCTGACCGAAGAGATTCTGATGGCTAGCTCTACCGCCAAGATGGCCGAACTGGTGGCTAAAGAAATCTATAACATCCGCGAAAGCAAAAATGCCTTATTGCGCGGACAGGCTGACAATATGCCTTCAGACGGAGCACAGCTTAAGATTATGCTCGACAATCTGAATGCACAGGAAGAAGCCATGACGCAAATGTTCTCCGGCACCTGCAACAAGGAAGAGAGAACATTCACTGTCCGCCTTACCCCTGACAAGGAATTCAACAATGAAGTTGCTTTCCGCTTCTCGAAGAAGTTAGGTGTAGTTGCCAACAATGATTTGGCAGGAACTCCGTTTTATATCAGTCTGAAAGACCTGAAATCGGTCAAGATACCACAGGAAGATGGTAAGAAGAAGAAAGATTTGGATGGAATCGCCTACAACGTACCCGGACAAGCTATGGTTACATTGACCGACGGCAAAAAGAAACTTTACGAAGGTGAACTTCCTATTACTCAATTTGGTGTGATAGAATATCTGGCTCCGGTTTTGTTCAACAAGAATTCTACCATCAAAGTTTATTTTGATCCGAATACGGGAGGATTGCTCAAAGTGGACAGAGAAGAAGGGAAATAG
- the rlmN gene encoding 23S rRNA (adenine(2503)-C(2))-methyltransferase RlmN, whose protein sequence is MSKYPLLGMTLVELQSLTKRLGMPGFAAKQIASWLYEKKVASIDDMTNLSLKHRELLKQNYEVGAEAPVDEMRSVDGTVKYLYKVGENHFVESVYIPDDDRATLCVSSQVGCKMNCKFCMTGKQGYTANLTASQIINQIHSLPERDKLTNVVMMGMGEPLDNLDEVLKALELLTATYGYAWSPKRITLSTVGLRKGLQRFIEENDCHLAISLHSPLTVQRAELMPAEKAFSITEMVELLKNYDFSKQRRLSFEYIVFKGLNDSQVYAKELLKLLRGLDCRVNLIRFHAIPGVDLEGADMDTMTRFRDNLTSHGLFTTIRSSRGEDIFAACGMLSTAKQEKNNES, encoded by the coding sequence ATGTCTAAATATCCCCTTTTAGGAATGACTCTTGTAGAGCTTCAATCATTGACAAAAAGACTGGGTATGCCCGGCTTTGCTGCCAAGCAGATTGCATCCTGGCTTTACGAAAAGAAGGTAGCCTCGATTGATGATATGACTAATTTGTCATTGAAACACCGGGAGTTGCTCAAGCAGAACTATGAGGTGGGAGCGGAAGCTCCGGTAGATGAAATGCGCTCTGTAGATGGTACGGTGAAGTATCTTTATAAAGTGGGTGAGAACCATTTTGTAGAGTCGGTTTATATACCGGATGATGACCGGGCAACATTGTGCGTGTCGTCACAAGTAGGTTGCAAGATGAACTGTAAGTTCTGTATGACCGGTAAACAGGGGTATACAGCTAACCTGACCGCCAGCCAGATCATAAACCAGATTCATTCGCTGCCGGAACGGGATAAACTGACTAATGTCGTAATGATGGGAATGGGCGAGCCGCTCGATAACCTGGATGAGGTATTGAAAGCATTGGAACTACTGACCGCTACCTACGGTTACGCATGGAGTCCGAAGCGTATCACGCTTTCTACTGTCGGGCTACGGAAAGGATTGCAGCGTTTTATCGAAGAAAATGACTGCCACCTTGCCATCAGCCTTCACTCTCCGCTGACCGTTCAGCGTGCTGAATTAATGCCGGCGGAAAAGGCGTTTTCAATCACCGAAATGGTGGAACTGTTAAAAAACTATGATTTTAGTAAACAACGTCGACTTTCGTTTGAATATATTGTTTTTAAAGGGCTCAATGATTCGCAGGTCTATGCCAAAGAGTTGCTGAAACTTCTTCGCGGGCTGGATTGCAGGGTGAATCTGATTCGTTTTCATGCCATACCGGGGGTAGACCTCGAGGGGGCGGATATGGATACGATGACCCGTTTTCGTGATAATCTGACGTCACACGGACTTTTCACCACTATCCGTTCATCCAGAGGCGAAGATATTTTTGCCGCTTGCGGTATGCTGTCGACAGCGAAACAGGAGAAAAATAATGAAAGTTAA
- a CDS encoding PqqD family protein: protein MAAKEKINLLEVIPCRSEHITAEREGETIVLSFPRFKYPWMQRFLVPKGMSKELHVKLEEHGTAVWELIDGKRNVREIIEKLADHFQNEEGYESRVSAYLSQMQKDGFIKLVIPVA, encoded by the coding sequence ATGGCTGCCAAAGAGAAAATCAACCTGTTAGAGGTCATTCCCTGTCGCAGTGAACATATTACAGCAGAAAGGGAAGGGGAGACAATTGTGCTCTCCTTTCCCCGTTTTAAATATCCGTGGATGCAACGCTTCCTTGTGCCGAAAGGAATGTCGAAAGAACTTCATGTGAAATTGGAAGAACACGGTACGGCTGTATGGGAACTGATAGATGGAAAACGCAATGTTCGTGAGATTATAGAAAAACTCGCAGACCATTTTCAAAATGAAGAGGGCTACGAGTCGCGTGTATCGGCTTATCTTTCTCAAATGCAGAAAGATGGATTTATAAAACTGGTGATACCAGTCGCATAA
- the secG gene encoding preprotein translocase subunit SecG: MYLLFVILMVIAALLMCFIVLIQNSKGGGLASGFSSSNAIMGVRKTTDFLEKATWGLAIFMVVMSIATAYVVPRSAVAKDAVLEQAQKEQQTNPYNLPAGTAAPQTEAPATNAPATETPAPATETPAPAAE, translated from the coding sequence ATGTACTTATTATTCGTTATCTTAATGGTTATTGCAGCCTTGTTGATGTGTTTCATCGTGCTGATTCAGAACTCAAAAGGAGGCGGACTTGCTTCTGGTTTCTCTTCATCTAACGCCATCATGGGCGTGCGCAAGACTACAGACTTTCTGGAAAAAGCAACATGGGGCCTGGCCATCTTTATGGTTGTAATGAGCATTGCTACTGCTTATGTAGTTCCTCGCTCTGCTGTTGCTAAAGACGCAGTGTTGGAACAGGCACAGAAAGAACAACAGACTAACCCGTATAACTTACCCGCAGGTACGGCTGCGCCGCAAACTGAAGCTCCTGCTACCAATGCACCTGCTACAGAAACTCCGGCACCGGCTACTGAAACTCCTGCTCCTGCAGCAGAGTAA
- the lptE gene encoding LptE family protein, which produces MNWIKKIIRPLLLFGLPLVVIACTVSYKFNGSSINYDKVKTISIADFPIKSEYVYAPLATKFNEDLKDIFIRQTRLQLLKPSQNADLQIDGEITGYNQYNQAVSADGYSSETKLTITVNVRFVNNTNHAEDFEQQFSAFRTYDSTQLLTAVQDGLIAEMSKEITDQIFNATVANW; this is translated from the coding sequence ATGAATTGGATTAAGAAAATAATACGCCCTTTGCTACTGTTCGGCTTGCCGTTGGTAGTCATTGCGTGCACTGTTTCCTATAAGTTTAACGGATCGTCTATCAATTATGATAAGGTAAAGACCATTTCGATAGCCGACTTCCCGATCAAGTCGGAGTATGTATATGCTCCGTTGGCAACCAAATTCAATGAGGACCTGAAAGATATCTTCATCCGGCAGACCCGTCTGCAACTGCTCAAGCCGAGTCAAAATGCCGACTTGCAGATTGACGGAGAAATCACAGGGTACAATCAGTACAACCAGGCAGTATCTGCCGACGGTTATTCTTCGGAGACGAAGTTGACTATCACCGTCAATGTGCGTTTTGTCAACAACACCAATCATGCCGAAGACTTTGAACAACAGTTTTCTGCGTTCCGTACCTACGACTCTACCCAGTTGTTGACTGCCGTACAGGACGGATTGATTGCTGAAATGTCTAAAGAGATCACCGACCAAATTTTTAATGCAACTGTAGCAAACTGGTAA